The following are encoded in a window of Clarias gariepinus isolate MV-2021 ecotype Netherlands chromosome 8, CGAR_prim_01v2, whole genome shotgun sequence genomic DNA:
- the vip gene encoding VIP peptides, which translates to MCKAMLHRSASQLLFLIAICGVFYTRTLSLPLATTRATRHADGLFTSGYSKLLGQLSARRYLESLIGKRVSDDLVEGQMPVKRHSDAIFTDNYSRFRKQMAVKKYLNSVLTGKRSLEDPASEQEESTGGETSYRESYDDITVDELLNHIPMPL; encoded by the exons AT GTGTAAGGCGATGTTACATAGGAGCGCCTCTCAGCTGCTGTTCCTCATAGCGATCTGCGGCGTCTTTTACACGCGGACTCTCAGTTTGCCGCTCGCCACTACACG AGCCACTCGACACGCGGACGGTCTGTTCACCAGCGGCTACAGCAAACTGCTGGGCCAACTGTCAGCCAGACGCTACCTGGAATCGCTGATCGGCAAACGTGTCAG CGATGATCTGGTGGAAGGACAGATGCCAGTGAAGCGTCATTCTGATGCGATATTCACAGATAACTACAGTCGTTTCCGCAAGCAAATGGCTGTGAAAAAGTACCTGAACTCTGTCTTAACAGGAAAGCGGAG CCTAGAAGACCCTGCCAGTGAGCAGGAGGAATCAACTGGAGGAGAAACCTCCTACCGGGAGAGCTATGATGACATAACTGTAGATGAGCTTCTTAATCATATACCAATG CCACTCTGA